Genomic DNA from Novipirellula galeiformis:
TTGTCAAACACGTCGTAGAGTTCGTCGTTGGATAGACCGCCGACCTCGCGAAGCAATTGGTACGCTTCGCAGATCAGTTGCATGTCGCCATATTCGATCCCGTTGTGGACCATTTTGACATAGTGACCGGCACCGCGAGGGCCGACCCATTCGCAACAAGGAATGTCATTGTTGGGGCCGACCTTGGCCGAAATCGCTTGGAACATCTCTTTGACTTCGGGCCAAGCGCCCGCGCTGCCGCCGGGCATCATGCTGGGGCCCAATAACGCCCCTTCTTCACCACCTGAAACGCCGCAACCACAGAACAGCAGCCCTGCGTCTTCGACTTTCTTGGTTCGTCGCTCGGTGTCAGCGTAGTGCGTGTTACCGCCATCAATGATGATGTCGCCGGGCTCGCAAAGTGGGATCAATTGGTCAATGATCGCGTCGACCGCAGGTCCCGCTTGCACCAACAACATCAACTTGCGTGGTCGTTTGACCGATTTGACGAATTCTTCGATCGAGTGCGTGCCGACAAAGTTCTTTCCTTTGGCTCGGCCATTGATCAGGTTGTCAACCTTCTCGGTGGTGCGGTTGAAGACGGCAACTTTGTAGCCGCGACTTTCGACGTTTAAAGCCAAGTTCTCGCCCATCACCGCTAGTCCGATTAGGCCAAAATCGCAATCGCCGCTCATAGTTTTTCCAGGTAGTAAAAGGAGGTTGGATAGAAGTTCCGCCGGATTTTAGGCGCTGTTAACAAAACGGGGAAGAACGGGAGAAAACCGGGGAGTTGGGACAGGGGGGGCCAGCGGTGGGGGGAATGGAGCGAGAAGTCTCCCCGCAAGGAAGCTGTGGTGGTAAATCCCCACTCAATCACACCCGGATCGGCCGTGAGAAGTGACAAATATTCGTCTCAATCGCTAAAACGTTCCTAAACCACCACCGATTAGCGGATATCCAGCGTTCATTTGTTGCTGCAGCGCTCTGCGGCGATTATTGTCAAAGGACGCAAGCTGTATATGCTGCGCAATTGACCCATCTTTTCGCAAAGTCGCCTTTTTAGGCTGAGTGATGAAAAAAACAAATCGAATTGCTGCCCTGCTCGTTTTTGCCCTCTTGTTCTCATTCGGATCCGATCAGGTTTCGGCGCAGAACCAATTGGCTGGGGTGGATGTGGACGCCAATGGCATCTTGAAGGTCAAACAGTTTGATCCACGCTTGGCCCAACAACGACTCGCCGAAGCTCGCAATCGTGCCGAGACTGGCGTGATGCAAACGAGCAAGTTGCGAAAAGTCTCGCTCAATCGACTCGAAGCGGAAATCGCAAAGCAACTCGAAGCGGGCGGGACCGTGTCGGATGACATGAAAGCGTTGGCAGGCTTAACCTCGCTCGAATACGTCTTTTTCTACCCCGATACCAAAGACATCGTTATCGCCGGACCGGCCGAAGGTTTTGTGCCCGATCCCACCGAACGGCTCGTCGGCATTCAGACGGGAAAACCGACCGTTTTGCTCGAAGACGTCGTGACCGCGCTACGTGCCTACGCTCCCGGGGCGAAGCCCACTTCGACCATCAGCGTTTCGATCGACCCAACTAGCGAAGGGCTCCAGCGGATGCAGCGATTCCTGGCTTCGGTCCGCGGTCGAGTGCAACCAAGCGACGCCGAGCGATTGGCGATGGGGCTGAAAGACAACCTGGGGCTGCAAACCGTCACCATCAAAGGCATTCCCAATTCGACTCACTTTGCCCGCGTCTTGGTCGAAGCTGATTATCGCATGAAGCTTGTCGGGATTGGACTCGAACGTCTGCCGGTGCGTTTGCAAAGTTACGTCGATCGGGCGAATCCGAACACCGTGGCCTCCAACGCAATGGAACGTTGGTACTTCCAACCCAACTATGACGCGATCTCGGTCAGCGAAGATGGGCTGGCAATGCGAATCAATGAACGAGGCGTGGAGCTTGTGGGCGCCAATGAACGCGTCGCCAATGGACGTCGGATGCAAATTGCCGGCAAAGTAAACCGTGCCAGCCAGACGTTCTGTAAAGATTTCACTGCGGCGTTCCCCGAAATCGCCCAAAAGGTTCGCGTCTATGCCGAACTCAGCCAGTTGATCGATATCGCCGTCGCTGCGGCTTACATCCAAGAACAGGATTTCTATGGCCAGGCCGATTGGTCGATGCCCGTTTTACAGGACGAAACGTTGGTTTCCGTTGAAACCTACACCGCGCCGGAGCAAGTGGAAACGGCTGTCAACGCCGTCTGGCGCGGCAACACGCTGATGACGCCGCTCGGAGGGGGAGTGAATATGCAGCCACGACAAGCACTCAAAGCCGAGCATGTCCGCCAGGATACGGATGGCCGAGTCGTGAAGACCCACAGCGAAGCGGGCCCAAGTCAACTCAAAGAGGGACAATGGTGGTGGGATTGATCCCGCATCATGCCATTGCGTGATCGGCGCTCTCTCGCGTCACACCAATGCAACGCACCTTCTTTCGGGTCCGGTCGTTTTTCAGTTTCGCAGCCCCATCGAGTTACATCACGCTCCAGGCGAAGCATAGGAGGGGCGGGGCACGAGCCTCTCGCGATTTTCCGGAGCCGGGCGTTTCTCAACCGA
This window encodes:
- a CDS encoding DUF1598 domain-containing protein, which encodes MKKTNRIAALLVFALLFSFGSDQVSAQNQLAGVDVDANGILKVKQFDPRLAQQRLAEARNRAETGVMQTSKLRKVSLNRLEAEIAKQLEAGGTVSDDMKALAGLTSLEYVFFYPDTKDIVIAGPAEGFVPDPTERLVGIQTGKPTVLLEDVVTALRAYAPGAKPTSTISVSIDPTSEGLQRMQRFLASVRGRVQPSDAERLAMGLKDNLGLQTVTIKGIPNSTHFARVLVEADYRMKLVGIGLERLPVRLQSYVDRANPNTVASNAMERWYFQPNYDAISVSEDGLAMRINERGVELVGANERVANGRRMQIAGKVNRASQTFCKDFTAAFPEIAQKVRVYAELSQLIDIAVAAAYIQEQDFYGQADWSMPVLQDETLVSVETYTAPEQVETAVNAVWRGNTLMTPLGGGVNMQPRQALKAEHVRQDTDGRVVKTHSEAGPSQLKEGQWWWD